CTCCCCGGTGACTGCCACTGACAACCACTGACAGATCTTCTATGCGATCGCGCTCAGTCACTTGCAGTTGCGTCACGGCACCGTCACGAGTTTCGACAAACGTGCCACCGCCCAAAGTCGCGTAGTAAAGTTTGCCTAACTCTGGACAAACCACCACCGCCAATACAGGTCGTCCTGCATGAGCTAAAGCAATGTGAACCGCATATTCCCCAGTGCGTTTAATAAAGTCTTTGGTGCCATCTAAGGGGTCTACAATCCAGACCCAAGTATGCTGCAATCGCTCAGCGGGGTTCTGCGCTTTGAAGGTTTCCTCAGTCAGGTAGCCAAATTCTACTGTGCCAAACGCAGCGTGCAAATTATTCAGAATGTAGTTGTTGGCGGCAACATCCGCAGCGGTGACAGGCCCATCCCCTTGATCTTGAATATTGAGGGTTAGGGCTGCTTCTCCGGCAATTGGATTGGGGTGATAGTAGGATTGCAAAATGTCAGCCGCACCCCAACCAATAGAGCGGGCGATCGCTAAAACAGACTCGACCGGAAATCCAGCGATTGATTGTAAGCTTGCCACTTAGGATTCCTTTGCCACGCTTACTGCTGATGCACCTTGAGCTGAAGCCATCCAATAGCGGCGACAACTCCACATCAGGGCAGAGCCTACCGCAATATAAATCA
This region of Trichocoleus desertorum NBK24 genomic DNA includes:
- a CDS encoding 3'(2'),5'-bisphosphate nucleotidase CysQ — its product is MASLQSIAGFPVESVLAIARSIGWGAADILQSYYHPNPIAGEAALTLNIQDQGDGPVTAADVAANNYILNNLHAAFGTVEFGYLTEETFKAQNPAERLQHTWVWIVDPLDGTKDFIKRTGEYAVHIALAHAGRPVLAVVVCPELGKLYYATLGGGTFVETRDGAVTQLQVTERDRIEDLSVVVSGSHRGERLTQLLKQLPCQNQRAIGSVGCKIAAIAEQQADLYISLSGKSAPKDWDLAAPELILTEAGGKFTHFDGSLLQYNQADVSQWGGLLASNGTCHTQLCTQAETLLAAIDTPG